The window AAAAGGTTATCATATTGTGACTTCTACATCatgctggcttttttttttgaagaTACTGTATTTATATCATCTTATCTTTTGCATTTTTAAGATTGCCTTCGCAGCTTCACAGACCTTGAAGAGTTGGATGAGACAGAGCTCTACATGTGcctgaaatgtaaaaagaaacagAAATCCACCAAAAAATTTTGGATTCAGAAACTACCAAAGGTTAGTGGGGACAATACTTTGATGTTAGacttattttttaataatatgttAGAATTCTGCTTAACCTGACAGAATGCATGATGAATGCCTTGTCATCTGGTTGAATATGTGGTTGATATAACCATCCCCATTAGAAAACATGAACACTCTTTATAAacagaccgatcaaaactttgacatgtcagttttttttttttaatgacaggacACTTCAGGCCCCGTtcactctatggtatttctgcatgGATTCCACTTGCAGCACACTCCCAATGATCTCGATGGCATTCTGCGGTTTAGTTCACACTACAGAAGTTCCATAGCAGAACTTCCAAAATAGTATTGGATTCGGCAGGAAGAttaaacatgttcaatcttctggCAGAATCTGCAGGAGAAATCCGATCACTTGGCTGTAGTGAATGGAGCAACGCTTTATTGTCTGTGTCACATTGCCACAGACATTAAGAGGAAGATACAGTAAGCTGAATCAGCCTAGAATtcccatagtgtgaatgggccccaaAGGGATATTTACACATGGCAGCTTTGCTGTAGAAATTTTAGTAACTGAAAAATCAGTTCTATTCACATGCTTCAGAAACAACCATATTCACAAGAATGGATTTGTGAAAGCCCATGCAAATGTGGAAGAGTTGCAGACATGTATGCAACAAATCTGCTACTAATAATACCCTTAAGACACCTTCACTACCATAGTAGCAATATGCTGACTTGCAACACTGCCTGTACACTTGTTTTTACAGGCGTTGTGTTAAACCAAGTTATTAAGGAGTGTGGAGAAGATGTGCTTTCAGGAGTGTAAACCTGCATGGAATTGTGAACTGTATAGTGCATTTCTCATAACACGAACACATTTTTTTAGTTTGGCAATTTCAggaagatttgtcaaaacctgtgtaggggaagagtggtgcagttgcccatagcaaccaatcatatcgcttctttcatttttaatgagGCGTCAGAAAAATGAggaaatctgattgattgctatgggcaactgcaccactcttcctctacacaggttctgataaatctccccctttttcttTACCCATGCATCCATCAGGGTATCGGCTAATGCCAGTAAGGGCTTCTTGCACATTTCACTGCCATGTGGAACCTTTAAAGACCTTTTGTGTTGTGTCTAACCAGTAGACATTCTCCTAGACAATGGTGACAGCAAAAATGTTTGCAAATTATTGCAATTATGTCACATCATTTGGCTTATTCTGGAATGAAAATCTAAATTGCAGAACCCTGCTAAGCTGGCAGAAATTTTATATTaagatattttctttattttaattaCCTGCAGTTCAAGATTACGATGCTAGATAGATGGCTCTTCAATGAGGGTAATGAGGCTGTCAGTCACCACTGTCTTGGCGAATGGGGGCGCAGTGAGCTGACTATGTATATGCTTGCTAGTCATGGCTGGTggcgatttaaacttttttttcagcTCTCTTAGGCATGACTGCTTGAAAGCTCAGCATTAGAATGTGTTCTCCTGACCTGTCTTGTCCTGGAGCCAGTGTGTTTGACCCCATGGACCTGACAGGTTCCATTTTAAGGACTCTAATAGCAATACATTCCGTTAGATGGTCCTGTTGGACAAGTGTAAGTCAACTTGAGAGAAATGAAAATAACACCTTAATTCCTTTTTTGCAATCCTACTGATGTTGCCATTGGAAACAGAGCTAAAGGAATAACTCCATATTATGATCTTGCACTTGATAAATTGATATGCGTGACTTATGAAGAACTTCAAACAACTCGCTGTCGGCCTCCTAAAGCTGAATAGTAGTACGTCTTCCTAAGCATGCCTAATAAGTTTGAGTTTCTGTTCAGCAACCAGTAGTGTTGAGATAACTCCTTTCGCTGCATTTTTCACTTTCTCTGATGAACATTGACACTTTGTTGTAGCTCTCTGATGTTTCCACAGTTCAGCATTAAAATGTTTCTTAATTACATATACAGTTTCACTAGATGAACTCCTTTCCATctagaagcattaaaggggttatccccatgTAACTTACCACCAACCCAcaggataggtgtctgatcaGTAGGGGTCTCCTATCCCCTGAGTGGAGTGGTGATGGAACATGTACACAGCCTCTATTTACTTACTATGGAAATGTCAAAAATAACTTTGTGTGATGTGGTCCAATTATTCGGCTAGCAATGGACCCCTGCTTTCCTGATTGTTGGGGGACTGACCACTGGGACTGCCACTGATCAGTTACTTATTACCTATTTATCACAATTGTCTAAAAGAAAAGCTGTCTTTATCATTGATAGAAGCCAATGAGAGCTCTGCCTTTATGCAGCAATGCTGTTTCAAAACCTTGCATATATTGCACACCCACAAACCTATGAGTTGCGATCATTTGTACTGGTTACATAATAGCAGCTTGTGgagcattttcaattttttttgtgtgttgttaCAGTCATACACTTGTGATTTATCTCAGCTGTTCCTCTAGTTGACAGCTGATATTTAGTGCAGCAGCTGGTGTAGCAGACCAAAGACCTTCATTGTAAGAATTAATTGACAGCGGCCATAAACGGCagaacctgttaaaaaaaaatcagactgCCTTTACAGGGTAGAAAATGGCTCTTCAGAACCAGTGAAATCCTTTTGCTTGTGACCATACGTCTCATGTTGCCTCATATGTCTGCAGGTACTTTGCTTACATTTGAAAAGATTCCATTGGACTGCTTATCTTAGGAATAAGGTGGACACGTATGTAGAGTTTCCCCTGCGAGGATTGGACATGAAGTGTTTTTTGCTGGAGGTAATGCAGTTTACATTTAATAAAGTTTTCTGTCTCCTTCTGTcctctttataattttttaaaaactgtGATGATGCGGTATTATGTCCACAATGTTatgttttaccatttatttttCTTCTCAGCCAGAAAATATGGGCCCAGAAAGCTGTCTTTATGATCTAGCTGCTGTTGTTGTTCATCATGGTTCAGGGTGAGTACACTGGTCGTAAAATCCTTTATTtcttggtcgctcttcattggggacacctatactgatgggtatatgctcttgccactaggaggcgctgacactaggggaaaaaaagttagctcctccctggcaggatatactcgcccactggaagtgagaatcagttttagctagtgtaagtaggaggcaagacacaggtatggaaactccccagacctggtcttttttttaattattttctagtaagggctgtttagttgggtttttatctcccttttgtttccctttttcaggtgggggttcagaagcatggcgctacctgttcccccatatgcgacaaaggggcacagacatagagtatgtactattaACTCCTTCGCGCCAACGGCCAGTACCTGGAGGTGGTACCctaggtccgggtcccccactgccctTGCTTGCCCTGCTATCTTAGCCAGGTATGATGCAGcatggccataagctggttgaagacttCAGGGTGAGTATAAGAAGATGGAACCGTGTGTGAGGatgtactacaaccccccttccccctctcccttccTCTTGTTCATCCAGGAGTCCCCTTTTTCTCTCATGTGCCCAACTCCTCAGCCACCATTCCACGTGGCCATTCTGTTGGGGACAGTCCGGTAGGACTACCCTCCCCCTCTTTGGGTCCAACATGTCCTCTTATCTTGCGGCCAGGCACACTGCCCTGGCtgcgttttttcttttcattcggCCGGAGACTCTTTACTGCTGCACCAGTGTCAGTCTCTGGGGTAGTGGGTCTCCGGTCCCACATGGCCATCCACTTCCCCAGTGGGGGTGCAAAAAACCTGCTTTCTACTCTTTTGCAGCCAGGCGCAGGTCCTGGCCACGTTTTTTATTATTAGGATGACCGGAGACCTACAGCTGCAGGCAGCGGTTCTCCCGTCCCACTTGGCCAACCACTGCTGTGCGGGTTGGCATCCTCAGGGCAGGCACTCCAGCCCACTTCCTCCTTTTATGTTGCGGCCAGGTGCAGTGTCCTGGCCAAGTTCTTTATTGGGCTGACCGGAGACCTACAGCTGCAGGCAGAGGGTCTCCGGTTCCACGTGGCCGACCGCGTCTTTAGTGTAGGCACACCAGCCTGCTTACTGTTCTTAGCTACAGCCAGGAGCAGTGTCCTGGCCACGTTCGCTTTTCTGCTGCCGGAGACTCCCTGCAGCTGCCCCCCATGTTAATTTTCTTGGGGCAGCGGGTTTCCGGTCCCACACGGCCAGGCACTTCCCTGGCGGGGGGTTGGAGTCGGCCACGTCATTCTACATGTTCCCCAGCCCTGCTCCTGTAACAGCCGCCCCTTACAGTATGTGGCCGTCTCCGGGGTCATTAtcagcatatcggcaaggtaattgccgataccaatcatgtccaaaatcgtgaatatcggccgattaATATCGGCCacaccgataattggtcgatccctaatgtcgGGTCacctaccatacacttcccacaccGTGGACCGAGGTTACGGTAACTCCCTACCAAGGTTTAGCTCCGACTAATACATTGCTCCGCATACTGGGTCGCGTGGTTTCCTCctttaccaggtccctctctACCTGCCTGCCGCTCTCTCGGCTGAAGGCTAGTAACCCTTTTTCGGTGTGTGATTCTGAATGTGAGAACTGGGGTGTCCATGGTCCCTATGCAAGATAGCCAGTctgtgtctgcatggttttctaatCCGCAAGGTGACCTCCCCAATTCTTGCCGCTCCAATCGGCATAAAAAGGTCCCATAAACCCATCGAGACACTCTGTTTTCCATGTGAAGTTCCAAACAGAGTGTCTCGATGGGTTTATGGGACCTTTTTATGCCGATTtgtcagactgtgtctgcatgtttccttCCCACATACCTCCTTCATCTCTTGCGTCTGCGACAGCAGTCCTCGTGTGtggcaccattaggagatggggtgtgggcaTTTTCTGCAGGTTCCATGGTCTTTCACATGAACAGCTGCACTCTGTTCCCCCTTCTCAGGGTGTCCTGTTGGTCTGCTAGGGGCATGGTTTGGACAAACCGTTGGGTGCTCAGCCTGTCTTCCATAAAGCCAGATTTTTGGATGTCTGCGTATGCTAGGCCACTCTGCACATGTAGAGCCCACCTTCCCTTTGCGGTGGGGTGTGCCTATGGCCTTCCTGTGATCTTGTTTCCACAGGTCTTTGGcggttgagcacctctgttctggcatgggGCCTGAGGGGGCAATGCCGTCAGTTGAGCCCTCCCCTCGGCCTCCACGTATCTGTCCTTGGTGCCTGTGCTGGGTGGCTCAGGCGCCGACTCTGTTGCCCTAGACAGCGACCAAGATGGCTCCGTTGTCGTCCATCTGGTCAAGGGTTTCACCACGTTTGGGTGTTCCTCTCAACGTTTTGTTTGCTCTGTGTGTGTGCTTCTTACTTGCATTTGTAGTCACGTCTTTGTATCTTTCGCCCAGCACCAGTGTCCAGAATTCCGATCTCTCCGGGAACATGTATTGCCTCCTCCATACCTTGATGTGTTGTTGCAAGGTTCCTGGGGACTAGGTCCACCCAGTACTTTGTCCCTCTGACTTCGGGCGGCCTTTGACAATCCCCCTCCCACAGGGGGGACTGAGATCAGGGAGCTTGGCATGGTCGTTGCCTGAGTTTCTCACGTCCACCCTTTGTTTTCCCCTccactatataggtggggtaCCTGGTTGGGCTCTTTTTGCAGAGAGCAATTAGCAGAGCTGTGCActtgcagcctggctctcttcctgtttcttggttCTCTACTGCTGCTCAGGCAGACTTGGTATTCTCTTCTTTTGGAGGAGTTTATGAAATCTTGTCTGGCACAgtctgttgtttgggtcctgccattgctctcctcctccctcggtGCAATCTCCCTGAAGGGTTGTGTTACATTCTTCCCCCTTTCAGTGTCCGTTGCGCTACATCTCGTCCGCAGGCCTTTATGGTCGAGTGGGTTCGGTCTCTGGACTGATTCTCTTTGGTCTTCCcatcctaggggactgctttggtacatcccattaGTATAGGTGTCTCCCATTTGAAGAGCGaccaagaaaaggagatttttttttttttgtgctcacagtaaaatctctttctcatagccttcattgggggacaccacacccacccatttcttcagtTTATTTTGTCCGGATACCCTTTTCTGGTTCTTGGGTTTTTCTTGGGTCCTTCGGACATGTTTCTTCGTTGGCTTATCCTACTACTGTGTGacgaaactgattacctcacttccagtgggcgggtatatcctgccagggtggAGACGACTTTTtttccctagtgtcagcgcctcctagtggcaagagcatatacccatcagtataggtgtcccccaatgaagtctacgagagagagagagattttacggtgagctcAAAAAATCTCCTTATCTTCAGTGGCACTTGTTAGTTTGGAATTAAAGTTTTAATACCCAAAGACCTGAACATACTTaggctgcaaaaaagaaaaaagataatgTTTCAAAATGCCCTCTTTGTGTGTTTTGGACCAGTACATATTAAATGAGTTGCTATATACACTGAACAGCCATAACATGAAAACCATCATTCAGGTCCTCCTTGTCCCAACAAACAGCTCGGAGATACCAGAATGCATTGCTCCaactttcccatagagatgcattgaggggttgtgtcggccactgcttcatgtgaaaggagagccggggtgctgtttgggagattgcaggggttcctagCAGTCAGACGCCCTGCGATATGACActaaggggatacatttttgtgtCCTAGAGTACTCTTTAAACCCTCTTGCTGATTAATCAGTTGTCAAAGTCAATGAAGTCCTTGCTTGTCCACTTTTTCTACTTTCAATACATCAACTTGAGAAACTGATCGTTCACTTGATGCCTAATATATCTAACCCTTTCACAAGTGCTGTTGTCATGACAAAGTTGTGTTGTTCACATGAACACTTGTCggtggattttaaccccttagggacccagGATGTCAGGGGACATCCtgacaccctgggctttaaggacccagggcgtcctggcgtattccggtccctgccgcgcgccgggcagagatcggaacggcatgtctgctgaaatccttcagcagacatgccgtgcaaatgccgagggggggtcccgggactcccgcatgtcggcgatcgccggagatcgcttgcgaaatcatgCAAGCGATCTTGgcgattcgggtcacttgtgacccgatgacccagaaataaatggtgatcggcggtgtacaattcaccgccaacCACTTGTCGTTGCTGGGGAGCGGGGACAATAcggtcaccgccccagcaacgctgctattggctggcgattgtccagccaatagcagagcggcagaggaggggttaacggctccttcccgctgctaCACCCGCTCTcttcgttcagtcagcgggtgcagcagtgagaagccgtggatcccccctcagagctccggagccccctcaggagcattagaatagggacagcggtttgcagggaaaggtaggagtaaattagtaaaaaaaaaaaaagttaaataaaagtaaaaaaaagtggaaaaaaaaagtaccccccccccccccaccccctaataggtccccagggtctgatccctgacccctggtcctattaggggttcagggagctgcgtgctcaacccctttttttttatttatttttttggccgcagtttttttttttttttatagtaaaaaaaaaaatcccccctgacctgcaacggcaggtgattggcggtgaattgtacaccgccgatcaccatttatttctgggtcatcgggtcacaagtgacccgaatcgacaagatcgcttgcgtgatttcgcaagcgatctctgGCGATcgacgacatgcgggggtcccgggacccccccccctcggcatttgcacggcatgtctgctgaaggatatcagcagacatgccattccgatctctgcccccagggtcctattaaggtctgatcccttaccccgggtcctattaggggttcagggagccgcGTTTGCCACCCCCTTTTttggccacagcttttttttttctattactgttaaactttttacaccaagcacagtacatacttccctccgtgtcccccccccccccaccaccaccaccgtagaaaaaaggcgatggcccgccgggcattttcggcagcggaggcttactcTTTTCagcctccgaatctgccagtgaggacgaggaagatcctacttttttgtgttcttcctcgccctcctcatcatctagcagtgatgatgagtcccctgtacggcggcggagacgccgccaggcgaggccacgcaccccccatgaaagtgacccagtggcccacactagtacgggtggcaatgccgctcgtaataggagtccggcaccccagacaagtgcaccgaagcccccttccgatgaccctgtctggagccccccagagggttaccagccacggattcctgagtttgttggcgactcaggaatccggattgacatggctggcttcactgatctggactttttaaagttttttctcagtgtcagcctggtcaatcacatggtggagcaaacgaacttgtatgcccagcagttcattgcccaccaccccgattcctttttggccaggtccaatgaatggcgcgccattgaggcagcggaaatgaggacattttggggcctcacgctgcatatgggcctggacaaaaacaaagtgctcgtcattactggagcggggacatcctctttCAGATCCCGCTTTACGATTACactgaagcggttcgaggccattcggaaatgcctgcattatgcagataatgcagcatgtccgccccgaggtgatcccgcctatgaccggctttgcaaaaaaattttggaggcctacgtaccgctcagggacctctcggtagatgagtctctcatcagttttaaggggagactcatcttcagccagtatattccctcaaagcgggtgCAGTAttgcgtgaagctctataaactctgcgagagtacctccgggtacacttgcaggtttagagtatatgagggacgagattcccgcattgaacccccagattgttcccccactctgggtgttagcgggaaaatcgtttgggaccttatgcacccattgctggataagggttaccacgtgtacgtggacaacttttataccagcatccctctcttcacatcccttgccgccataTCGACatctgcttgtgggaccgtgcggaagaaccagagaggcctccctctaaatttggtccagacgcctatccccaagggtgagtcccgtgacctgacccatgataacctgttgttggtgaagaataaggataagagggatgtccttatgctgaacactattcatgggaatggcagcacccctgtccctgtgcgaggtaccgtgggaccggtcctcaagccagattgtattctggactacaatcggtatatgggggggagttgatctctcagataaagtcctcaagccatataatgccatgcacaaaacacgggtatggtacaaaaaagttgcggtctactcggtacaggttgccatgtacaacgcttttgtactatcccagtacgctggcaacacagggacattcctccagtaccaataagaagtcctaaggttcctgatctttgctgaccgggaaagagccggccggacttcccaagggtctggagttataggcgccaggatcgtcccaggccaacactttccaggtgagatccccccCAATGGAAAGAAacgacgatcccagaaaaaatgcagactgtGTTTCCGGAAGGGGATGCGcaaggacaccacatatcaatgcgacacttgcccagataatccgggcctctgcataaactgcttcagggagtatcacacttccatggagcactaaattttcccttttcatttgaattttccataatttgaccaatgtaccaagtccagagtagattccaaaatataacccccataaatcactaaattgccccaaaaaaaacaaaaaaaaaaaaatacctgataagacctctgggggtgttttttcaaaaatgggtcataggtcactgagtcactatcatcggggactttttttatgttgcctcaaatgcgaagcgctctctctccacctgagcggggtgcgcatgtgaggcaacaggttagggacggccacacacatcacattcccagaatgatgactcagagcatagggtttggggcaggcatatttttttttagttttggctatgctctgggtcatcattctgggaacatatcctgttttattatgttttataattttctgccccactgtaccccatattacgggcctctgtaccccacctgtctaccccagttacggcccgttgtcccccatagtgttcccctattttagggctcagtgctccccccccccccctcaaggagtgttaatgggggggggggggggtcccacatcctggctgctatgaaaagctcaaggcccctgactgacctcccactccaagacctggtgtgcacccgcggagccaaaatcatttaaaaataaggtgtgtccttactccaaagaaatgtatttacaaattttggggggtcttctctgctattatcccttgtaaaaatgtgaaattttggggaaaacccacattttagtgaaaaaaaatgcaaaagtcgtgaaacccctgtggggtattaaggcttactttaccccttgttacgttcctcaaggggtctagtttccaaaatggtatgccatgtgggggttattttgctgtcctggcaccataggggcttcctaaatgcgacatgccccccgagcaaaatttgctctcaaaaagccaaatatcactccttctcttctgagcattgtagttcgcccgtagtgcacttcaggtccacttatggggtacttccatactcagaagagatggggttacaaatttggggggtatcttctgctattaacccttgcaaaaatgtgaaatttggggggaaacacactttttttttttttaacatatgcaaaagtcatgaaacccctgtgaggtattaaggctcactttattccttatgttcctcaaggggtctagtttccaaaatggtatggcatttgctctcaaaaagccaaataaccaaatggggttacaaattttggggggtattttctgctattaacccttgcaaaaatgtgaaatttggggggggggggggacggagaaacacacattttagtgcaatttttttttttttttaacataggtaaaagtcctggaacacctgtggggtattaaggctcactttattccttgttacgttcctcaaggggtctagtttcccaaaatggtatgccatgttttttttttttttgctgttctggcaccataggggcttcctaaatgcaacatgcccccccaaaaaccatttcagaaaaacgtactctccaaaatccccttgtcgctccttcgcttctgagccctctactgcgcccgccgaacaatttacatagacatatgaggtatgtgcttactcgagagaaagtgggctacaaatataagtatacattttctccttttaccccttgtaaaaattcaaaaattgggtctacaagaacaatgaagattgtgaattttctccttcactttgctgctattcctgtgaaacacctaaagggttaaaacacttactgattgtcattttgaatactttggggggtgtagtttttataatggggtcatttgtcgaGCATTTCTAAGatgaatactagagatgagcgaacttacagtaaattcgattcgtcacgaacttctcggctcggcagttgatttttcctgcgtaaattagttcagccttcaggtgctccggtgggctggaaaaggctggaaagagtctcctaggactgtatgcaccttttccagcccaccggagcaccggaaagctgaactcatttatgcaggaaaagtcatcaactgccgagccgagaagtttgtgatgaatcgaatttactgtaagttcgctcatctctaatgaagacccttcaaatccacttcaaacctgaactggtccctgaaaaatagtgagtttgaaaagtttgtgaaaaattggaaaattgctgctgaactttgaagccctctggtgtcttccaaaagtaaaaacatgtcaactttatgatgcaaacataaagtagacatattggaaatgtgaataaaaaaatatttatttggaatatccattttccttacaagcagagagcttcaaagttagaaaaatgcaaaattttcaaatttttcatcaaattttgggatttttcaccaagaaaggatgcaagttaccacaagattttaccactgtgttaaagtagaatatgtcacgaaaaaacaatcttggaatcagaatgataactaaaagcattccagagttattaatgtttaaagtgacagtggtcagatgtgcaaaaaacgctctggtcctaaggtgtaaaatggctgggtccttaaggggttaatgttatgccTGTTCAGTTTGTGTATTACTCTGTGAGGGTTATTTTCACAATTtacactgtgatcctcctgaatTTCCAATAAaaacaacttctgacatgtcgatctgacgtcaaaagttgttgatcggtCCGGGTCTCACTCATGTGATTGACACTGCGAGTTATCAGCCGGAAAGCAGGCGGCATTGTGCTGCGCTCTACATCTGACTGAGAAATCTgtacatttctctgcatagaagtcTGCAGAGAAATGTATGGATCTCCCAGCTGGCCAGGGAGCAGAGTGCAATGCAATAAACTCTTGATCGCAGCAGATCTCAACAGGAGTTGTAGTTGAAATAACACTTCAAGATGGCTACTCATAAATTGTTAGTAGATTTTTCAGCTGCCTCTACATGCTCACAGCTGATTGGCCTGTAATGTGGCTACTACAGTGAAGGGCAAAGCTCTTTcctattttgcatttttttcccttttgtctACAAATAACTTTGAAATTAATAAGTTTTCTGATATTCCTTGATTCCAGGGCACTGTACatttattaaggggttaaaatacatataacataaAATCAAGGACAATAGATATGAATGACAAGCAATGATAGGCTGATGC is drawn from Hyla sarda isolate aHylSar1 chromosome 4, aHylSar1.hap1, whole genome shotgun sequence and contains these coding sequences:
- the LOC130368733 gene encoding piggyBac transposable element-derived protein 4-like, producing MAGFTDLDFLKFFLSVSLVNHMVEQTNLYAQQFIAHHPDSFLARSNEWRAIEAAEMRTFWGLTLHMGLDKNKVLVITGAGTSSFRSRFTITLKRFEAIRKCLHYADNAACPPRGDPAYDRLCKKILEAYVPLRDLSVDESLISFKGRLIFSQYIPSKRVQYCVKLYKLCESTSGYTCRFRVYEGRDSRIEPPDCSPTLGVSGKIVWDLMHPLLDKGYHVYVDNFYTSIPLFTSLAAISTSACGTVRKNQRGLPLNLRGAHVRQQVRDGHTHHIPRMMTQSIGFGAGIFFFSFGYALGHHSGNISCFIMFYNFLPHCTPYYGPLYPTCLPQLRPVVPHSVPLF